The following proteins come from a genomic window of Lolium rigidum isolate FL_2022 chromosome 5, APGP_CSIRO_Lrig_0.1, whole genome shotgun sequence:
- the LOC124652519 gene encoding uncharacterized protein LOC124652519 isoform X3, translated as MKSGVGSALGGCASTVKQADIGSQGTFSVALRKKRGRTAPPSSRCLRGKKDDKVMDSDDAINNLNHACNVQATAVKNTTAVDKTAQAILDDQVYKAEMNSTSSDNESAEEVEDVKVCDICGDVGDEEKLAVCNRCNDGAEHIYCMQVMMEKVPEVEWFCEECQAEVDFGKEGRSSSENEVDAETVGRKEWNEANQAIDTVTRRNEEDARIMTVAKQNIPEPGVLLMGSDSRKRIPLSRDSSFRLVMEKGKQPTPQVPTLLASSAAKSQAPPFAGQLSKSTSFNTSKVPKVKQLVNEAPQKTKTLKAQLTSSMKKEGPMCLSTKPSSFKKPKTCESAIKAKTSIIPPAEELTVINLPVSRNASNDRGTSILGCPSIAGSIAFPVQSKAESAAERLTTGNNTATFSNLGVANEQGAGNVPGNSELNKPLLAKAPVSVTSTSSPRSLGILGSGSQRNVFQNSEASHWDDKINYPPSLRLDASSSSRVVHRQRCNEAGHSTQFCGADTLRLSAIKPPSERNLKDVPAKRNVTSEANSLVATENTSRLGDQAISAVGRRSVHSSSTMSSDLMDKLSQAFLPGDKTIVSTVPELDYIWQGDFELWRTGRSPELCDGFQAHLSCTASRKVLEVAKKFPSRVQLEELPRQDSWPMQFQENGPTHENIGVFFFARDAHSYEHHYSKLVQNMLNNDLALRGNIETAELLIFPSNILSNNSQRWNMFYFLWGVFRVTKKDHDGAEPDCNSFSSATCADHQYIQASEANIQGCSNGENSSGQPLGGTDLEDYCHDSIRTCCLTDSRGSINDVSAALARKRKIHAYPDSQKKMSDSSCCYADEPNVYVNTMPVTCSISSIHEQDNRSRVINFNNTESLMDIYHFNSVELNSGAVNPVSHASGGAQKRKVDMLNWTDGVNGSLDKKIKLDNVSSTVESSVSENIRDGYPLAALSVDDCTDNKAMPGTSKSNGKCIFPLDLNAVDDDATTGNVVTILSSDDEDLPEQNTQGLKLELGDNGFSGKSIFSFSPMVEEKWNKGESLPTDTSGVLSLATAFPASKEQAGKMQSESCNGL; from the exons ATGAAGTCAGGAGTAGGCAGTGCCCTTGGTGGTTGTGCATCTACAGTAAAGCAGGCCGACATTGGTTCACAAG GGACCTTCAGTGTGGCTCTAaggaagaaaagaggaagaacaGCACCTCCATCTTCTAGATGTTTACGTGGTAAAAAGGATGATAAGGTCATGGACAGTGATGATGCTATTAACAATTTGAACCATGCTTGTAATGTGCAAGCAACTGCTGTTAAGAACACTACTGCTGTGGATAAGACTGCTCAAGCAatattggatgat CAGGTTTATAAGGCAGAAATGAATTCCACGTCCTCAGACAATGAGAGTGCCGAAGAAGTTGAGGAT GTGAAAGTTTGTGACATATGTGGAGATGTTGGCGATGAGGAGAAGCTTGCTGTTTGCAATAGATGTAATGATGGTGCTGAGCATAT TTACTGTAtgcaggtgatgatggaaaaggttCCAGAGGTTGAGTGGTTTTGCGAAGAGTGCCAAGCTGAAGTAGATTTTGGAAAAG AGGGCAGAAGTTCTTCTGAGAATGAAGTGGATGCTGAAACTGTTGGCAGAAAAGAATGGAATGAAGCAAATCAAGCCATTGATACGGTTACTAGGAGGAACGAAGAAGATGCAAGGATTATGACCGTGGCTAAGCAAAACATTCCTGAACCTGGGGTCTTATTGATGGGGTCTGACTCCAGAAAAAGAATACCTCTGTCACGCGACAGCTCATTCAGGTTGGTTATGGAGAAAGGGAAGCAACCCACTCCCCAAGTACCAACCTTATTGGCGTCTAGTGCTGCCAAGAGTCAGGCACCACCATTTGCTG GTCAACTCTCCAAGTCCACCTCCTTCAACACCTCTAAGGTCCCCAAGGTGAAGCAACTAGTGAATGAAGCTCCTCAGAAAACCAAAACTTTAAAGGCTCAGTTGACCTCTAGTATGAAAAAAGAGGGTCCAATGTGCCTATCTACGAAGCCATCATCATTCAAAAAGCCCAAAACGTGTGAATCAGCAATCAAGGCAAAGACTTCCATCATACCACCTGCCGAGGAGCTAACTGTGATAAATTTACCAGTGAGCCGAAATGCAAGTAATGATAGAGGCACTTCTATCTTAGGATGTCCATCCATTGCTGGATCAATTGCTTTTCCAGTTCAGTCAAAAGCAGAATCTGCAGCTGAGCGTCTCACTACAGGAAATAACACAGCCACTTTTAGTAATTTAGGAGTTGCCAATGAGCAGGGTGCTGGAAACGTTCCTG GAAACAGTGAGCTAAATAAGCCACTTTTAGCAAAAGCACCAGTGAGTGTAACATCAACTAGTTCTCCGAGATCCTTAGGTATTCTTGGTTCTGGTTCCCAAAGAAATGTGTTCCAGAACTCAGAGGCTTCACATTGGGATGATAAAATAAATTATCCGCCTAGTTTGAGACTAGATGCTTCTAGCAGCAGCCGCGTAGTTCATCGTCAACGGTGTAATGAAGCAGGCCATTCTACACAATTTTGTGGTGCTGATACACTGCGTTTGTCTGCAATAAAACCTCCGAGTGAGCGAAACTTGAAGGATGTCCCTGCCAAAAGGAATGTAACGTCTGAAGCTAATAGCTTGGTAGCTACTGAGAATACTTCCAGATTAGGAGATCAAGCTATATCAGCCGTGGGCAGAAGATCTGTTCACAGCAGTTCTACTATGTCAAGTGATCTGATGGACAAATTGAGTCAAGCCTTTTTACCTGGTGATAAAACAATAGTTTCAACTGTTCCAGAGTTGGATTATATTTGGCA AGGTGATTTTGAGCTGTGGAGGACTGGAAGATCACCTGAGCTATGTGATGGTTTTCAAGCTCACTTATCATGTACCGCTTCACGAAAAGTGCTGGAAGTAGCAAAGAAATTCCCTTCAAGAGTCCAGCTTGAAGAACTACCTCGTCAGGACTCATGGCCCATGCAGTTTCAGGAAAATGGACCCACACATGAAAATATTGGTGTTTTCTTCTTTGCTAGAGATGCCCATAG CTATGAACATCATTACAGTAAATTGGTTCAAAATATGCTAAACAACGACTTGGCACTCAGAGGAAATATCGAAACAGCTGAATTGCTTATATTCCCTTCCAACATCCTGTCAAACAACTCCCAGA GATGGAATATGTTTTATTTTCTGTGGGGTGTGTTTAGAGTAACAAAAAAAGATCATGATGGTGCTGAACCAGATTGCAATTCGTTTAGTTCAGCTACTTGTGCAGACCATCAATATATCCAAGCTTCGGAAGCTAATATTCAGGGATGTTCAAATGGAGAGAACTCTTCGGGTCAGCCTCTGGGTGGAACAGATTTGGAAGATTATTGTCATGATTCAATTAGAACATGCTGTTTAACAGATAGCAGGGGTTCAATCAATGATGTTTCCGCTGCTCTGGCAAGAAAACGCAAG ATACATGCATATCCAGACTCTCAAAAGAAAATGTCGGATTCTTCCTGCTGTTATGCTGATGAGCCAAATGTTTATGTAAATACAATGCCAGTAACTTGCTCTATCTCATCCATCCACGAACAAG ATAATCGGAGCAGAGTCATTAACTTCAACAATACAGAGAGCCTGATGGATATATATCATTTTAATAGTGTTGAATTGAACTCTGGCGCAGTGAATCCTGTTTCGCATGCATCAGGTGGGGCACAAAAAAGGAAAGTTGATATGCTGAACTGGACTGATGGAGTCAATGGATCACTGGATAAGAAAATTAAATTGGATAATGTATCATCCACTGTGGAGTCTAGTGTAAGTGAGAATATTAGAGATGGTTACCCTCTAGCAGCTTTATCTGTGGATGATTGCACTGACAATAAGGCAATGCCTGGAACCTCGAAGAGTAATGGAAAGTGCATATTTCCGCTAGATCTAAATGCGGTGGATGATGATGCAACTACTGGAAATGTCGTAACTATTCTGTCTTCTGATGATGAAGATTTACCTGAACAGAACACGCAAGGTCTTAAGCTAGAGCTGGGGGACAACGGATTTTCTGGAAAATCCATCTTTTCGTTCTCTCCCATGGTTGAAGAAAAGTGGAATAAGGGAGAGTCGCTGCCTACTGATACGTCAGGTGTCCTGTCCCTTGCCACTGCATTCCCAGCGTCAAAGGAACAAGCTGGTAAAATGCAATCGGAGTCATGCAATGGGCTCTAG
- the LOC124652519 gene encoding uncharacterized protein LOC124652519 isoform X1, producing the protein MKSGVGSALGGCASTVKQADIGSQGTFSVALRKKRGRTAPPSSRCLRGKKDDKVMDSDDAINNLNHACNVQATAVKNTTAVDKTAQAILDDQVYKAEMNSTSSDNESAEEVEDVKVCDICGDVGDEEKLAVCNRCNDGAEHIYCMQVMMEKVPEVEWFCEECQAEVDFGKDKLQKSQVKVGISKQESIEEKINKPVNAAQGRSSSENEVDAETVGRKEWNEANQAIDTVTRRNEEDARIMTVAKQNIPEPGVLLMGSDSRKRIPLSRDSSFRLVMEKGKQPTPQVPTLLASSAAKSQAPPFAGQLSKSTSFNTSKVPKVKQLVNEAPQKTKTLKAQLTSSMKKEGPMCLSTKPSSFKKPKTCESAIKAKTSIIPPAEELTVINLPVSRNASNDRGTSILGCPSIAGSIAFPVQSKAESAAERLTTGNNTATFSNLGVANEQGAGNVPGNSELNKPLLAKAPVSVTSTSSPRSLGILGSGSQRNVFQNSEASHWDDKINYPPSLRLDASSSSRVVHRQRCNEAGHSTQFCGADTLRLSAIKPPSERNLKDVPAKRNVTSEANSLVATENTSRLGDQAISAVGRRSVHSSSTMSSDLMDKLSQAFLPGDKTIVSTVPELDYIWQGDFELWRTGRSPELCDGFQAHLSCTASRKVLEVAKKFPSRVQLEELPRQDSWPMQFQENGPTHENIGVFFFARDAHSYEHHYSKLVQNMLNNDLALRGNIETAELLIFPSNILSNNSQRWNMFYFLWGVFRVTKKDHDGAEPDCNSFSSATCADHQYIQASEANIQGCSNGENSSGQPLGGTDLEDYCHDSIRTCCLTDSRGSINDVSAALARKRKIHAYPDSQKKMSDSSCCYADEPNVYVNTMPVTCSISSIHEQDNRSRVINFNNTESLMDIYHFNSVELNSGAVNPVSHASGGAQKRKVDMLNWTDGVNGSLDKKIKLDNVSSTVESSVSENIRDGYPLAALSVDDCTDNKAMPGTSKSNGKCIFPLDLNAVDDDATTGNVVTILSSDDEDLPEQNTQGLKLELGDNGFSGKSIFSFSPMVEEKWNKGESLPTDTSGVLSLATAFPASKEQAGKMQSESCNGL; encoded by the exons ATGAAGTCAGGAGTAGGCAGTGCCCTTGGTGGTTGTGCATCTACAGTAAAGCAGGCCGACATTGGTTCACAAG GGACCTTCAGTGTGGCTCTAaggaagaaaagaggaagaacaGCACCTCCATCTTCTAGATGTTTACGTGGTAAAAAGGATGATAAGGTCATGGACAGTGATGATGCTATTAACAATTTGAACCATGCTTGTAATGTGCAAGCAACTGCTGTTAAGAACACTACTGCTGTGGATAAGACTGCTCAAGCAatattggatgat CAGGTTTATAAGGCAGAAATGAATTCCACGTCCTCAGACAATGAGAGTGCCGAAGAAGTTGAGGAT GTGAAAGTTTGTGACATATGTGGAGATGTTGGCGATGAGGAGAAGCTTGCTGTTTGCAATAGATGTAATGATGGTGCTGAGCATAT TTACTGTAtgcaggtgatgatggaaaaggttCCAGAGGTTGAGTGGTTTTGCGAAGAGTGCCAAGCTGAAGTAGATTTTGGAAAAGATAAGTTGCAAAAATCTCAAGTGAAGGTTGGCATTTCAAAGCAAGAGTCTATTGAAGAGAAAATCAATAAACCTGTCAATGCTGCACAGGGCAGAAGTTCTTCTGAGAATGAAGTGGATGCTGAAACTGTTGGCAGAAAAGAATGGAATGAAGCAAATCAAGCCATTGATACGGTTACTAGGAGGAACGAAGAAGATGCAAGGATTATGACCGTGGCTAAGCAAAACATTCCTGAACCTGGGGTCTTATTGATGGGGTCTGACTCCAGAAAAAGAATACCTCTGTCACGCGACAGCTCATTCAGGTTGGTTATGGAGAAAGGGAAGCAACCCACTCCCCAAGTACCAACCTTATTGGCGTCTAGTGCTGCCAAGAGTCAGGCACCACCATTTGCTG GTCAACTCTCCAAGTCCACCTCCTTCAACACCTCTAAGGTCCCCAAGGTGAAGCAACTAGTGAATGAAGCTCCTCAGAAAACCAAAACTTTAAAGGCTCAGTTGACCTCTAGTATGAAAAAAGAGGGTCCAATGTGCCTATCTACGAAGCCATCATCATTCAAAAAGCCCAAAACGTGTGAATCAGCAATCAAGGCAAAGACTTCCATCATACCACCTGCCGAGGAGCTAACTGTGATAAATTTACCAGTGAGCCGAAATGCAAGTAATGATAGAGGCACTTCTATCTTAGGATGTCCATCCATTGCTGGATCAATTGCTTTTCCAGTTCAGTCAAAAGCAGAATCTGCAGCTGAGCGTCTCACTACAGGAAATAACACAGCCACTTTTAGTAATTTAGGAGTTGCCAATGAGCAGGGTGCTGGAAACGTTCCTG GAAACAGTGAGCTAAATAAGCCACTTTTAGCAAAAGCACCAGTGAGTGTAACATCAACTAGTTCTCCGAGATCCTTAGGTATTCTTGGTTCTGGTTCCCAAAGAAATGTGTTCCAGAACTCAGAGGCTTCACATTGGGATGATAAAATAAATTATCCGCCTAGTTTGAGACTAGATGCTTCTAGCAGCAGCCGCGTAGTTCATCGTCAACGGTGTAATGAAGCAGGCCATTCTACACAATTTTGTGGTGCTGATACACTGCGTTTGTCTGCAATAAAACCTCCGAGTGAGCGAAACTTGAAGGATGTCCCTGCCAAAAGGAATGTAACGTCTGAAGCTAATAGCTTGGTAGCTACTGAGAATACTTCCAGATTAGGAGATCAAGCTATATCAGCCGTGGGCAGAAGATCTGTTCACAGCAGTTCTACTATGTCAAGTGATCTGATGGACAAATTGAGTCAAGCCTTTTTACCTGGTGATAAAACAATAGTTTCAACTGTTCCAGAGTTGGATTATATTTGGCA AGGTGATTTTGAGCTGTGGAGGACTGGAAGATCACCTGAGCTATGTGATGGTTTTCAAGCTCACTTATCATGTACCGCTTCACGAAAAGTGCTGGAAGTAGCAAAGAAATTCCCTTCAAGAGTCCAGCTTGAAGAACTACCTCGTCAGGACTCATGGCCCATGCAGTTTCAGGAAAATGGACCCACACATGAAAATATTGGTGTTTTCTTCTTTGCTAGAGATGCCCATAG CTATGAACATCATTACAGTAAATTGGTTCAAAATATGCTAAACAACGACTTGGCACTCAGAGGAAATATCGAAACAGCTGAATTGCTTATATTCCCTTCCAACATCCTGTCAAACAACTCCCAGA GATGGAATATGTTTTATTTTCTGTGGGGTGTGTTTAGAGTAACAAAAAAAGATCATGATGGTGCTGAACCAGATTGCAATTCGTTTAGTTCAGCTACTTGTGCAGACCATCAATATATCCAAGCTTCGGAAGCTAATATTCAGGGATGTTCAAATGGAGAGAACTCTTCGGGTCAGCCTCTGGGTGGAACAGATTTGGAAGATTATTGTCATGATTCAATTAGAACATGCTGTTTAACAGATAGCAGGGGTTCAATCAATGATGTTTCCGCTGCTCTGGCAAGAAAACGCAAG ATACATGCATATCCAGACTCTCAAAAGAAAATGTCGGATTCTTCCTGCTGTTATGCTGATGAGCCAAATGTTTATGTAAATACAATGCCAGTAACTTGCTCTATCTCATCCATCCACGAACAAG ATAATCGGAGCAGAGTCATTAACTTCAACAATACAGAGAGCCTGATGGATATATATCATTTTAATAGTGTTGAATTGAACTCTGGCGCAGTGAATCCTGTTTCGCATGCATCAGGTGGGGCACAAAAAAGGAAAGTTGATATGCTGAACTGGACTGATGGAGTCAATGGATCACTGGATAAGAAAATTAAATTGGATAATGTATCATCCACTGTGGAGTCTAGTGTAAGTGAGAATATTAGAGATGGTTACCCTCTAGCAGCTTTATCTGTGGATGATTGCACTGACAATAAGGCAATGCCTGGAACCTCGAAGAGTAATGGAAAGTGCATATTTCCGCTAGATCTAAATGCGGTGGATGATGATGCAACTACTGGAAATGTCGTAACTATTCTGTCTTCTGATGATGAAGATTTACCTGAACAGAACACGCAAGGTCTTAAGCTAGAGCTGGGGGACAACGGATTTTCTGGAAAATCCATCTTTTCGTTCTCTCCCATGGTTGAAGAAAAGTGGAATAAGGGAGAGTCGCTGCCTACTGATACGTCAGGTGTCCTGTCCCTTGCCACTGCATTCCCAGCGTCAAAGGAACAAGCTGGTAAAATGCAATCGGAGTCATGCAATGGGCTCTAG
- the LOC124652519 gene encoding uncharacterized protein LOC124652519 isoform X4, with amino-acid sequence MKSGVGSALGGCASTVKQADIGSQGTFSVALRKKRGRTAPPSSRCLRGKKDDKVMDSDDAINNLNHACNVQATAVKNTTAVDKTAQAILDDQVYKAEMNSTSSDNESAEEVEDVKVCDICGDVGDEEKLAVCNRCNDGAEHIYCMQVMMEKVPEVEWFCEECQAEVDFGKDKLQKSQVKVGISKQESIEEKINKPVNAAQGRSSSENEVDAETVGRKEWNEANQAIDTVTRRNEEDARIMTVAKQNIPEPGVLLMGSDSRKRIPLSRDSSFRLVMEKGKQPTPQVPTLLASSAAKSQAPPFAGQLSKSTSFNTSKVPKVKQLVNEAPQKTKTLKAQLTSSMKKEGPMCLSTKPSSFKKPKTCESAIKAKTSIIPPAEELTVINLPVSRNASNDRGTSILGCPSIAGSIAFPVQSKAESAAERLTTGNNTATFSNLGVANEQGAGNVPGNSELNKPLLAKAPVSVTSTSSPRSLGILGSGSQRNVFQNSEASHWDDKINYPPSLRLDASSSSRVVHRQRCNEAGHSTQFCGADTLRLSAIKPPSERNLKDVPAKRNVTSEANSLVATENTSRLGDQAISAVGRRSVHSSSTMSSDLMDKLSQAFLPGDKTIVSTVPELDYIWQGDFELWRTGRSPELCDGFQAHLSCTASRKVLEVAKKFPSRVQLEELPRQDSWPMQFQENGPTHENIGVFFFARDAHSYEHHYSKLVQNMLNNDLALRGNIETAELLIFPSNILSNNSQRWNMFYFLWGVFRVTKKDHDGAEPDCNSFSSATCADHQYIQASEANIQGCSNGENSSGQPLGGTDLEDYCHDSIRTCCLTDSRGSINDVSAALARKRKIHAYPDSQKKMSDSSCCYADEPNVYVNTMPVTCSISSIHEQVNPVSHASGGAQKRKVDMLNWTDGVNGSLDKKIKLDNVSSTVESSVSENIRDGYPLAALSVDDCTDNKAMPGTSKSNGKCIFPLDLNAVDDDATTGNVVTILSSDDEDLPEQNTQGLKLELGDNGFSGKSIFSFSPMVEEKWNKGESLPTDTSGVLSLATAFPASKEQAGKMQSESCNGL; translated from the exons ATGAAGTCAGGAGTAGGCAGTGCCCTTGGTGGTTGTGCATCTACAGTAAAGCAGGCCGACATTGGTTCACAAG GGACCTTCAGTGTGGCTCTAaggaagaaaagaggaagaacaGCACCTCCATCTTCTAGATGTTTACGTGGTAAAAAGGATGATAAGGTCATGGACAGTGATGATGCTATTAACAATTTGAACCATGCTTGTAATGTGCAAGCAACTGCTGTTAAGAACACTACTGCTGTGGATAAGACTGCTCAAGCAatattggatgat CAGGTTTATAAGGCAGAAATGAATTCCACGTCCTCAGACAATGAGAGTGCCGAAGAAGTTGAGGAT GTGAAAGTTTGTGACATATGTGGAGATGTTGGCGATGAGGAGAAGCTTGCTGTTTGCAATAGATGTAATGATGGTGCTGAGCATAT TTACTGTAtgcaggtgatgatggaaaaggttCCAGAGGTTGAGTGGTTTTGCGAAGAGTGCCAAGCTGAAGTAGATTTTGGAAAAGATAAGTTGCAAAAATCTCAAGTGAAGGTTGGCATTTCAAAGCAAGAGTCTATTGAAGAGAAAATCAATAAACCTGTCAATGCTGCACAGGGCAGAAGTTCTTCTGAGAATGAAGTGGATGCTGAAACTGTTGGCAGAAAAGAATGGAATGAAGCAAATCAAGCCATTGATACGGTTACTAGGAGGAACGAAGAAGATGCAAGGATTATGACCGTGGCTAAGCAAAACATTCCTGAACCTGGGGTCTTATTGATGGGGTCTGACTCCAGAAAAAGAATACCTCTGTCACGCGACAGCTCATTCAGGTTGGTTATGGAGAAAGGGAAGCAACCCACTCCCCAAGTACCAACCTTATTGGCGTCTAGTGCTGCCAAGAGTCAGGCACCACCATTTGCTG GTCAACTCTCCAAGTCCACCTCCTTCAACACCTCTAAGGTCCCCAAGGTGAAGCAACTAGTGAATGAAGCTCCTCAGAAAACCAAAACTTTAAAGGCTCAGTTGACCTCTAGTATGAAAAAAGAGGGTCCAATGTGCCTATCTACGAAGCCATCATCATTCAAAAAGCCCAAAACGTGTGAATCAGCAATCAAGGCAAAGACTTCCATCATACCACCTGCCGAGGAGCTAACTGTGATAAATTTACCAGTGAGCCGAAATGCAAGTAATGATAGAGGCACTTCTATCTTAGGATGTCCATCCATTGCTGGATCAATTGCTTTTCCAGTTCAGTCAAAAGCAGAATCTGCAGCTGAGCGTCTCACTACAGGAAATAACACAGCCACTTTTAGTAATTTAGGAGTTGCCAATGAGCAGGGTGCTGGAAACGTTCCTG GAAACAGTGAGCTAAATAAGCCACTTTTAGCAAAAGCACCAGTGAGTGTAACATCAACTAGTTCTCCGAGATCCTTAGGTATTCTTGGTTCTGGTTCCCAAAGAAATGTGTTCCAGAACTCAGAGGCTTCACATTGGGATGATAAAATAAATTATCCGCCTAGTTTGAGACTAGATGCTTCTAGCAGCAGCCGCGTAGTTCATCGTCAACGGTGTAATGAAGCAGGCCATTCTACACAATTTTGTGGTGCTGATACACTGCGTTTGTCTGCAATAAAACCTCCGAGTGAGCGAAACTTGAAGGATGTCCCTGCCAAAAGGAATGTAACGTCTGAAGCTAATAGCTTGGTAGCTACTGAGAATACTTCCAGATTAGGAGATCAAGCTATATCAGCCGTGGGCAGAAGATCTGTTCACAGCAGTTCTACTATGTCAAGTGATCTGATGGACAAATTGAGTCAAGCCTTTTTACCTGGTGATAAAACAATAGTTTCAACTGTTCCAGAGTTGGATTATATTTGGCA AGGTGATTTTGAGCTGTGGAGGACTGGAAGATCACCTGAGCTATGTGATGGTTTTCAAGCTCACTTATCATGTACCGCTTCACGAAAAGTGCTGGAAGTAGCAAAGAAATTCCCTTCAAGAGTCCAGCTTGAAGAACTACCTCGTCAGGACTCATGGCCCATGCAGTTTCAGGAAAATGGACCCACACATGAAAATATTGGTGTTTTCTTCTTTGCTAGAGATGCCCATAG CTATGAACATCATTACAGTAAATTGGTTCAAAATATGCTAAACAACGACTTGGCACTCAGAGGAAATATCGAAACAGCTGAATTGCTTATATTCCCTTCCAACATCCTGTCAAACAACTCCCAGA GATGGAATATGTTTTATTTTCTGTGGGGTGTGTTTAGAGTAACAAAAAAAGATCATGATGGTGCTGAACCAGATTGCAATTCGTTTAGTTCAGCTACTTGTGCAGACCATCAATATATCCAAGCTTCGGAAGCTAATATTCAGGGATGTTCAAATGGAGAGAACTCTTCGGGTCAGCCTCTGGGTGGAACAGATTTGGAAGATTATTGTCATGATTCAATTAGAACATGCTGTTTAACAGATAGCAGGGGTTCAATCAATGATGTTTCCGCTGCTCTGGCAAGAAAACGCAAG ATACATGCATATCCAGACTCTCAAAAGAAAATGTCGGATTCTTCCTGCTGTTATGCTGATGAGCCAAATGTTTATGTAAATACAATGCCAGTAACTTGCTCTATCTCATCCATCCACGAACAAG TGAATCCTGTTTCGCATGCATCAGGTGGGGCACAAAAAAGGAAAGTTGATATGCTGAACTGGACTGATGGAGTCAATGGATCACTGGATAAGAAAATTAAATTGGATAATGTATCATCCACTGTGGAGTCTAGTGTAAGTGAGAATATTAGAGATGGTTACCCTCTAGCAGCTTTATCTGTGGATGATTGCACTGACAATAAGGCAATGCCTGGAACCTCGAAGAGTAATGGAAAGTGCATATTTCCGCTAGATCTAAATGCGGTGGATGATGATGCAACTACTGGAAATGTCGTAACTATTCTGTCTTCTGATGATGAAGATTTACCTGAACAGAACACGCAAGGTCTTAAGCTAGAGCTGGGGGACAACGGATTTTCTGGAAAATCCATCTTTTCGTTCTCTCCCATGGTTGAAGAAAAGTGGAATAAGGGAGAGTCGCTGCCTACTGATACGTCAGGTGTCCTGTCCCTTGCCACTGCATTCCCAGCGTCAAAGGAACAAGCTGGTAAAATGCAATCGGAGTCATGCAATGGGCTCTAG